One part of the Chloroflexota bacterium genome encodes these proteins:
- a CDS encoding response regulator transcription factor, with protein MTTRLLIVDDHALMRAGLRMLLESQSDFAIVGECENGGEAIRRAQELQPDVVLMDITLPDMLGFEATRAIRKLAPQAAILALTMHESEQYFFEMVNAGASGYVPKRAAPDELLNAIRAVAQGGMYLYPSLARTLVQDYLKHADSGESKPPSDGLTERELEVVKLIADGLSNAEVGQRLTISVKTVERHRANIFAKLNLHSRTDLVKYAIRKGLIDIEDHNG; from the coding sequence ATGACAACCCGATTGCTGATCGTTGACGACCACGCGCTGATGCGCGCCGGCCTGCGCATGCTGCTGGAATCGCAGAGCGACTTCGCGATTGTCGGCGAATGCGAGAACGGCGGCGAGGCCATCCGTCGCGCGCAGGAACTGCAGCCCGACGTGGTATTGATGGACATCACGCTGCCGGATATGCTCGGCTTCGAAGCGACGCGCGCGATCCGCAAGCTGGCGCCGCAAGCGGCGATCCTGGCGCTGACCATGCACGAGAGCGAGCAGTACTTCTTCGAGATGGTGAACGCCGGGGCGTCCGGCTATGTGCCCAAGCGCGCCGCGCCCGATGAATTGCTGAACGCGATTCGCGCTGTCGCGCAGGGCGGCATGTACCTGTACCCGTCGCTGGCGCGCACGCTGGTGCAGGACTACCTGAAGCACGCCGACAGCGGCGAATCGAAGCCGCCATCCGACGGTCTGACGGAGCGCGAGCTTGAGGTGGTGAAACTGATCGCCGACGGGCTGTCCAATGCCGAGGTCGGCCAGCGGCTGACGATCAGCGTGAAGACCGTGGAGCGGCACCGCGCCAACATCTTCGCCAAGCTCAACCTCCACAGCCGCACCGATCTGGTGAAATACGCCATCCGCAAAGGTTTGATCGACATCGAAGATCACAACGGCTGA